AAACAGCCGCCAGCAAACACATACTCCCCTAAACGCTTCCCCGAAGGCTGGCCGATGACAGCCGGCTCCAGGCGAAAGCCACCGTGGTACGCCCACCGATTAAGGTATGAGGGCCGACGGCGTTCTCGGCGCGTCGTACGCCGTGGCCGCCCACGGCGGGTTTCCACGAGCCCCCGTTACTGGGCACTGCCAGCCCGTCCCGGGCCGTAACCAGCGACACGCCGAACAGACCGACCCGCTCAGGAGGCACCACAGGGCCGGTGACGTCGTCGAGGGTGAAAAGAAAAGGATGTCCCGACAATGAAAAGAGACGCAGCGGAGAAGTCCACAAGGGTGTAGATGACCTCGATGGTGGCGTACCACCGCGAGTGCGCTGGGCTTTTGTGGCTGCGGGAGGGATCAAATAAACGCATCTATTCTCATTTTCCATGGCCGATTGCGAAACAAATTGCGCCGGCCCGCGTCACCCCACAGGGACGCGTTCCGGCGGCGAATCATGACTGGACTTGTGTCCTTCGCACGGGACGAGGGTACGCGGCCAGTAACACATCGTGCTGGAATCACGTTGGAGCCACAAGACAATACGCGATTTATCGAGATAAAATCGTGGCGTCACATTCGAGGCCGACGAATAGTGGGGCTATTCCTTGTTCCGTTCCTGAAGGGCCAGAATTCGATCTTGGTACGCCAGGTACAAATTGGCAATGAGTGATGAATTTGTGAGTTTGCCCTGGAGCAGCTCCTCCGCCTTTCGAAACCGGTAGCGCACGGTATTGGGATGGACGAACAGGGACTTGGCCGGATGGGCAACGACCATCCCTCGATCGTGCCTTGCCAGCTCCTTGAGTGAGCCGACGCGGCCCTGACCGTGGCCTGCGGCAACGACGGACAATTCACCAAGCTGGCCCGGGTCCTGGGAATTCCCGACATCGCGGTGGATCCGCGCTTCGCCACTAACAATGCCCGCGTGGCCCACCGCCAGAAACCCGTGCGCCGCCAGATCCGCAACCCCATCACCTGGACCCCGGCCATCCCCCTCCGCACCAAGCCCCACCACAACCGGGCGAACACGACACCGCAATACGGACCTGGCTCGAAAACCGTCCCTCCCCAGCCACCACCACACCCCGCACCTGACCCGACCTGCCACACAGGTCCCGCCCTGCGGCTGTCCCCCAATGGGCCCAGTGTTGCCTCAATGCTGAACTTCGTCCTGAACCCGAACACCGAACACCGAACACCGAACACCGAACACCGAACACCGAACACCGAACACCGAAGCAGCGTCCCACCTTCGTGCAGTCTCCGGACCCGTCCCGCCGGACAATCCCACCACCGCATGACTGGGGCCTGGCGGCCACACGCGGGCCTCGGCCATGTTCGTCACGGTAACTGTGGCACCGGCTTCGGTAACCCGGTCACAGCCACGTACCGGGCGTGTTCGTAAAAGCCGCTTCCTAGAATCTCGGCGTCCCTGGACAGGGAAAGTTACGGTGCCTGCTGTGGTCCGGAAATTAGATGGAATTGCACTGGTGGGCGCCCGGCCGTTGAAGCTGATCGACGCCTGCCGCCATTGTCAGCGACTGGCGCTGGCCGGCGGGTATGCGGCCTCCGAACCCCATACCTTGCCGGTAACCATCA
This genomic stretch from Arthrobacter dokdonellae harbors:
- a CDS encoding helix-turn-helix domain-containing protein translates to MGHAGIVSGEARIHRDVGNSQDPGQLGELSVVAAGHGQGRVGSLKELARHDRGMVVAHPAKSLFVHPNTVRYRFRKAEELLQGKLTNSSLIANLYLAYQDRILALQERNKE
- a CDS encoding CoA transferase encodes the protein MACGNDGQFTKLARVLGIPDIAVDPRFATNNARVAHRQKPVRRQIRNPITWTPAIPLRTKPHHNRANTTPQYGPGSKTVPPQPPPHPAPDPTCHTGPALRLSPNGPSVASMLNFVLNPNTEHRTPNTEHRTPNTEHRSSVPPSCSLRTRPAGQSHHRMTGAWRPHAGLGHVRHGNCGTGFGNPVTATYRACS